The following are encoded in a window of Collinsella aerofaciens genomic DNA:
- the infC gene encoding translation initiation factor IF-3, translated as MEVGKIAKSDDTRINDEITASSCRLIGVDGSQLGLFAIRDAQRVADDQGLDLVEIAPNAEPPVCKVMDYGKFKYQQAMKAKAARKNQSKVEVKEMKFRPKIDVGDYETKKGHVLRFLKKGARVKITIMFRGREMAHPEQGLNVLERLAEDLKPYATVESKPKMEGRNMLMLLAPIKGAFDEDKAASDTK; from the coding sequence ATGGAGGTAGGGAAAATAGCTAAGTCTGATGACACCCGCATCAACGACGAGATTACTGCATCTTCGTGCCGTTTGATTGGCGTCGATGGCTCTCAGCTCGGCCTGTTCGCCATCCGCGATGCTCAGCGTGTCGCCGACGATCAGGGTCTCGACCTGGTCGAGATCGCTCCCAACGCGGAGCCGCCGGTCTGCAAGGTCATGGACTACGGTAAGTTCAAGTACCAGCAGGCCATGAAGGCCAAGGCTGCTCGTAAGAACCAGTCCAAGGTCGAGGTCAAGGAAATGAAGTTCCGACCCAAGATTGACGTTGGCGACTACGAGACCAAGAAGGGCCACGTTCTGCGTTTCCTCAAGAAGGGCGCACGCGTTAAGATTACCATCATGTTCCGCGGCCGTGAGATGGCTCACCCGGAGCAGGGTCTTAACGTTCTCGAGCGTCTCGCCGAGGATCTCAAGCCTTACGCTACGGTCGAGTCCAAGCCTAAGATGGAAGGCCGTAACATGCTTATGCTGCTCGCCCCGATTAAGGGCGCCTTTGATGAGGATAAAGCGGCAAGCGATACTAAGTAA
- a CDS encoding lytic transglycosylase domain-containing protein, with product MPKTRFFTWYRVAPLAVVLVFGFISLVYSYAPAAFFKPLYPIDYEAYAKQSSISHNLDPYLVCAVIKSESNWDPEAESNQGARGLMQLMPETAQDMIAKGLVDGSEYSADNLNDPATNIEFGCAYLSYLLTYFNGSTDSAIAAYNAGMGNVDGWAQQSTSLHNAITFPETQAYLIRVNNAWVRYKTLYPDRFV from the coding sequence ATGCCTAAGACACGTTTCTTTACGTGGTATCGCGTTGCGCCACTTGCCGTTGTGCTCGTCTTCGGCTTTATTTCGCTCGTCTATTCGTATGCTCCTGCCGCCTTCTTTAAGCCTTTGTATCCAATTGACTACGAGGCGTATGCAAAGCAATCGAGCATTTCGCACAATCTTGATCCATATCTGGTGTGTGCTGTCATAAAGTCGGAATCGAATTGGGATCCCGAGGCTGAGTCGAATCAAGGCGCTCGGGGATTGATGCAGCTGATGCCCGAGACTGCCCAGGATATGATTGCCAAGGGTCTTGTCGATGGTAGCGAGTATTCCGCCGACAACCTTAACGATCCCGCTACGAACATCGAGTTTGGCTGTGCGTATCTTTCGTATCTTCTAACGTATTTTAACGGGTCGACTGACAGCGCCATTGCCGCCTATAACGCCGGCATGGGCAATGTCGACGGATGGGCGCAGCAGAGCACGTCGCTTCATAATGCAATCACCTTTCCCGAGACGCAGGCGTATCTGATTCGTGTCAATAATGCCTGGGTTCGCTACAAGACCCTCTATCCCGATCGGTTCGTATAG
- a CDS encoding NAD(P)/FAD-dependent oxidoreductase, whose amino-acid sequence MNTNASYDVLVIGGGASGLAAAITAARAGKSACIVERDVACGLKLLATGNGRCNLSNESIDFQRYNHPAFVESVMGPQPEQELMGFFSSLGIMTTSEEGRLYPRSLRAESVRDALLNVCDRLGITLICGANVASAHKASEGWALQIDRPARVLKAKKHDDRKSELRSLRKALADVPRKNEALQAHAVIIATGGNPTGIADTFRLPLTSLRPILCPVSATVVGDRAALKTLDGLRVRARLTLARNHNELWHEDGEVLFRTFGISGVAVFNLSRRIQRGDTILLDVFPDLSKDELLEQLNRRIELLGGFSPRDPRWLDGMLAPQLSHVVCTAFEQCHPGSNDVIHLVSILKHFKLFAEGTTDERSAQVTRGGISVESISTPSLRVRSVVDAPLYVCGEALDIDADCGGFNLAWAWISGIRAASSL is encoded by the coding sequence GTGAACACAAACGCCTCCTATGACGTCTTGGTAATCGGCGGCGGGGCCTCGGGTCTCGCCGCCGCCATTACTGCCGCACGCGCAGGCAAAAGCGCCTGCATCGTTGAGCGCGATGTTGCCTGTGGCCTTAAACTCCTTGCGACCGGCAACGGCCGTTGCAACCTTTCCAACGAATCAATTGATTTCCAGCGGTACAACCACCCCGCATTCGTCGAATCCGTCATGGGCCCCCAACCCGAACAAGAGCTTATGGGTTTCTTCTCCTCGCTGGGTATCATGACAACCTCCGAGGAAGGCCGACTGTACCCGCGCTCCCTTCGCGCCGAATCGGTGCGCGACGCGCTTCTCAACGTTTGCGACCGCCTAGGTATCACCTTAATCTGCGGAGCCAACGTTGCCTCGGCGCACAAAGCTTCCGAAGGCTGGGCACTCCAAATAGACCGTCCAGCGCGGGTGCTCAAGGCAAAAAAGCACGACGACCGAAAATCGGAGCTCCGCTCGCTTCGGAAAGCGCTCGCCGATGTCCCTCGCAAGAACGAGGCCCTGCAGGCACATGCCGTAATTATCGCCACGGGCGGCAACCCCACCGGTATCGCCGATACGTTTCGCCTTCCCCTCACTTCGCTGCGCCCCATCCTCTGCCCCGTATCGGCAACGGTCGTTGGCGATCGGGCGGCACTCAAGACGTTGGACGGCCTGCGCGTCCGCGCCCGCTTGACGCTCGCCCGCAATCATAATGAGCTCTGGCACGAAGACGGTGAAGTGCTGTTTCGAACCTTCGGCATCTCGGGCGTCGCTGTCTTCAACCTCTCCCGTCGTATCCAGCGCGGCGATACGATCCTGCTCGACGTTTTCCCCGACCTCTCTAAAGACGAATTGCTCGAGCAGCTCAACCGGCGCATTGAGCTGCTCGGCGGCTTTTCACCCCGCGATCCCCGTTGGCTCGACGGCATGCTCGCCCCGCAACTCTCCCACGTCGTCTGCACAGCGTTCGAGCAGTGCCATCCAGGCTCCAACGATGTCATCCACCTGGTCTCGATTCTCAAGCACTTTAAGCTGTTTGCCGAGGGAACGACCGATGAGCGCTCGGCGCAGGTCACGCGTGGTGGCATATCTGTCGAGAGCATCTCGACACCCAGTCTACGCGTGCGCAGCGTTGTCGACGCCCCGCTTTACGTCTGCGGTGAAGCGCTCGACATCGACGCCGATTGCGGAGGCTTTAACCTTGCGTGGGCCTGGATCTCGGGCATTCGCGCTGCAAGCAGCCTGTAG
- a CDS encoding Mrp/NBP35 family ATP-binding protein: MGCEHAQAAGGQTSPSQFEENTLSEVKRVIAVLSGKGGVGKSFVTGAIATELARHGHKVGVLDADITGPSIPKMFGMSGRHVHALGNLMLPEISEHGVKVMSSNLLLQNETDPVLWRGPVIAGAIRQFWSETSWGPIDYLLVDMPPGTGDVALTVFQSLPVDGIVIVTSPQDLVSMIVAKAVNMAEKMNVPILGIVENMSYIECPDCGKKIEVFGKSKLPEVAERYNLEILGQLPINPALAEACDKGEVETALPDGMLPKAVSAVEAIAPHETAEA, encoded by the coding sequence ATGGGTTGCGAGCACGCACAGGCCGCCGGCGGACAAACGTCGCCGTCGCAATTTGAGGAGAACACGCTGTCCGAGGTCAAACGCGTCATCGCCGTGCTTTCCGGCAAGGGCGGTGTCGGCAAGTCGTTTGTCACCGGTGCCATCGCCACCGAGCTTGCCCGTCACGGCCACAAGGTCGGCGTCCTCGATGCCGACATCACCGGTCCCTCTATCCCCAAGATGTTCGGTATGAGCGGACGCCACGTCCATGCCCTTGGCAACCTTATGCTGCCCGAAATCTCCGAGCACGGCGTCAAGGTCATGAGCTCCAACCTGCTGCTCCAAAACGAGACCGACCCCGTCCTTTGGCGCGGTCCGGTCATCGCAGGCGCCATTAGGCAGTTCTGGAGCGAGACCTCGTGGGGTCCCATCGACTACCTGCTGGTCGACATGCCTCCGGGAACAGGCGACGTCGCGCTCACCGTCTTCCAGTCGCTGCCCGTCGACGGCATCGTCATCGTCACGAGCCCGCAGGATCTGGTCTCGATGATCGTCGCCAAGGCGGTCAACATGGCCGAGAAGATGAACGTCCCCATTCTGGGAATCGTCGAAAATATGAGCTATATCGAGTGCCCCGATTGCGGCAAGAAGATCGAAGTCTTTGGCAAGAGCAAGCTCCCCGAGGTCGCCGAGCGTTACAACCTCGAGATCCTAGGGCAGCTTCCCATCAATCCGGCACTCGCCGAGGCCTGCGATAAGGGTGAAGTCGAGACCGCGCTGCCCGATGGCATGCTGCCCAAGGCCGTCTCTGCCGTCGAGGCCATTGCCCCGCACGAGACCGCCGAGGCCTAA
- the rpmI gene encoding 50S ribosomal protein L35 has product MPKMKSHSGTKKRFRKTGTGKLMRAKAFKSHILSKKSTKRKRGFRQETEIAAADRKVIKSRLA; this is encoded by the coding sequence ATGCCTAAGATGAAGTCCCACAGCGGCACCAAGAAGCGTTTCCGCAAGACTGGTACCGGCAAGCTTATGCGCGCCAAGGCTTTCAAGAGCCATATCCTGAGCAAGAAGTCCACCAAGCGTAAGCGTGGCTTCCGTCAGGAGACCGAGATCGCCGCTGCCGACCGCAAGGTCATCAAGTCGCGTCTCGCCTAA
- the uvrB gene encoding excinuclease ABC subunit UvrB yields the protein MAEFEVERVGGELKRFGVEGSEVPFEVVSPYEPAGSQPKAIESLVQGVRDGDRYQVLLGVTGSGKTFTMAKTIEALGKPTLVMAPNKTLAAQLASELKEFFPNNAVVYFVSYYDYYQPEAYVPQSDTYIEKDSSINEEVEMLRHQATASLLSRRDVIVVASVSCIYGIGSPEDYAGLAPNVDKKVPLERDDFIHALIDIQYDRNDYDLARGTFRVRGDVVDVYPPYAEHPLRFEFFGDEVELIAEIDEVTGEMLREYEAIPVWPASHYVTEKPKVKAALKSISEECEKRVAELKATDKLLEAQRLQQRTDYDLEMLETMGFCNGIENYSRHLDGRKPGEPPFTLIDYFPKDMLCIIDESHVTVPQIRGMHEGDRSRKVTLVEHGFRLPSALDNRPLRFDEFEARIPQFIYVSATPGDYELRVSQNDVEQIIRPTGLLDPKIDVRPVRGQIDDLEDEIRERVARKERVLVTTLTKRMAEDLTDHLLDAGIKVNYMHSDTATMDRVEILRTLREGKIDVLVGINLLREGLDLPEVSLVAILDADKEGFLRNRRSLIQTIGRAARNADGEVIMYADVVTDSMKEAIEETQRRREIQMAYNEEYGIVPKTVRKAINDISSFIAEAEKTVGSKGRSKGDSLGHGAFYTPDESGEGGVPETVAPEQTLAEQLEELPHDELVRIVETMEEDMRNASAAMDFEEAARLRDAVVQIRAMLEGASEDETIERLRSQARKGSTFASGRKRQGARFKK from the coding sequence ATGGCGGAATTTGAAGTTGAGCGTGTTGGAGGAGAGCTCAAACGTTTTGGCGTTGAGGGCTCTGAGGTGCCGTTTGAGGTCGTGTCTCCATACGAGCCCGCTGGTTCCCAGCCTAAGGCCATTGAGTCGCTTGTGCAGGGTGTGAGGGACGGAGATCGCTATCAGGTTTTGCTGGGCGTGACTGGTTCGGGCAAGACCTTCACGATGGCTAAGACTATTGAGGCCCTGGGGAAGCCGACGCTGGTCATGGCTCCCAATAAAACGCTCGCCGCTCAGCTTGCGAGCGAGCTCAAAGAGTTCTTTCCCAACAACGCTGTGGTCTACTTTGTCTCGTACTACGACTACTATCAGCCCGAGGCGTATGTGCCGCAAAGCGATACATATATCGAGAAAGACTCCTCGATTAACGAAGAGGTCGAGATGCTGCGCCATCAGGCGACCGCATCGCTGCTATCTCGACGCGATGTGATCGTTGTCGCATCGGTCTCGTGTATCTATGGCATTGGCTCTCCTGAGGACTATGCGGGTCTGGCTCCAAACGTCGACAAGAAGGTGCCGCTCGAGCGCGATGACTTTATCCATGCACTTATCGACATTCAATATGATCGCAATGACTATGACCTGGCGCGCGGCACGTTCCGCGTGCGCGGCGATGTTGTCGACGTGTATCCGCCTTATGCCGAGCATCCGTTGCGGTTTGAGTTCTTTGGCGACGAGGTCGAGCTGATTGCCGAGATCGATGAGGTTACCGGTGAGATGCTTCGTGAGTACGAGGCCATCCCCGTATGGCCGGCATCGCACTACGTGACCGAGAAGCCGAAGGTCAAGGCGGCTCTGAAATCGATCAGCGAAGAGTGCGAGAAGCGCGTGGCGGAGCTCAAGGCGACTGATAAGTTGCTCGAGGCGCAGCGTCTGCAGCAGCGCACCGATTATGATCTTGAGATGCTCGAGACGATGGGTTTTTGCAACGGCATCGAGAACTACTCGCGTCATCTGGACGGTCGCAAGCCGGGTGAGCCGCCGTTTACCCTAATCGATTACTTTCCCAAGGATATGCTCTGCATCATCGATGAGAGCCATGTGACGGTGCCGCAGATTCGCGGCATGCACGAAGGTGACCGCTCGCGTAAGGTGACGCTGGTGGAGCATGGTTTTCGCCTTCCTTCGGCACTCGATAACCGCCCGCTTCGTTTCGATGAGTTTGAGGCAAGGATACCCCAGTTTATCTATGTTTCGGCCACACCGGGCGACTACGAGCTGCGGGTGAGCCAAAACGACGTTGAGCAGATTATTCGTCCAACCGGTCTGCTCGACCCCAAGATCGATGTGCGTCCGGTTCGTGGGCAGATTGACGATCTTGAGGACGAGATTCGCGAGCGCGTTGCCCGCAAGGAGCGCGTGCTGGTGACCACGCTCACCAAGCGCATGGCCGAGGACCTGACCGACCATCTGCTTGATGCCGGCATTAAGGTCAATTACATGCACTCCGATACAGCGACGATGGACCGTGTCGAGATCCTGCGAACGCTGCGCGAGGGAAAGATTGATGTTCTCGTTGGCATCAACCTGCTTCGCGAGGGCTTGGATCTTCCCGAGGTCTCACTGGTGGCAATTCTCGATGCCGATAAGGAAGGCTTCTTGCGCAACCGCCGTTCGCTGATTCAGACGATTGGCCGCGCGGCCCGTAACGCCGATGGTGAAGTCATCATGTATGCAGACGTTGTGACCGATTCGATGAAAGAGGCCATCGAGGAGACGCAGCGCCGTCGCGAGATTCAGATGGCATATAACGAAGAGTATGGCATTGTGCCCAAGACGGTGCGCAAGGCCATCAACGACATCTCAAGTTTTATTGCCGAGGCCGAAAAAACCGTGGGTTCCAAGGGGCGCTCGAAGGGCGACTCTCTTGGCCATGGCGCATTCTATACGCCCGATGAGTCGGGCGAGGGTGGCGTGCCGGAAACGGTGGCGCCCGAGCAGACACTTGCGGAGCAGTTGGAAGAACTGCCGCATGACGAGCTTGTGCGGATTGTCGAAACCATGGAAGAGGATATGCGTAACGCTTCTGCCGCCATGGACTTTGAGGAGGCGGCGCGCCTGCGCGATGCCGTCGTTCAGATTCGGGCGATGCTCGAGGGCGCGTCTGAGGACGAGACGATTGAGCGTTTACGTTCGCAGGCCCGCAAGGGTTCCACGTTCGCATCGGGCAGAAAACGCCAGGGTGCACGGTTTAAGAAATAG
- the coaE gene encoding dephospho-CoA kinase (Dephospho-CoA kinase (CoaE) performs the final step in coenzyme A biosynthesis.) produces the protein MFTVFVLGNIASGKSTACRYLESHGAMLIDLDELAKSLYVPGSDIVNALAEEFGWDILDEEGGVRRNILASRAFASPDSVARLNDLVHPVLIEQLSLRILDPVCCTVSSPRYPFAVVEVSAPTGFEDAFGLADEILVISAPLAVRRERAIHRGMESSDFDARSACQPDEASLCNLATTVIDNAGGDNSLFEQLDAWLVRHGFGDVTDKEEADA, from the coding sequence ATGTTTACCGTTTTTGTCTTGGGCAATATTGCTTCGGGTAAGTCGACTGCCTGCCGCTATCTCGAATCTCATGGCGCCATGCTCATCGATCTGGACGAACTTGCCAAATCGCTGTATGTGCCAGGCTCCGATATCGTCAATGCCCTCGCGGAAGAATTTGGCTGGGATATTTTGGACGAGGAGGGCGGCGTTCGCCGTAACATCCTCGCTTCTCGAGCTTTCGCTTCTCCTGATTCGGTCGCACGGCTCAATGACCTTGTGCACCCCGTTCTCATTGAACAGCTTTCGCTTAGGATTCTCGATCCGGTTTGTTGTACGGTTTCGTCCCCCCGTTATCCCTTTGCGGTTGTCGAGGTTTCTGCCCCGACTGGTTTTGAGGATGCTTTTGGCCTGGCTGATGAAATTCTGGTTATCAGTGCTCCTTTGGCAGTTCGTCGCGAGCGTGCCATTCATCGTGGTATGGAGTCCTCTGATTTTGATGCTCGCTCTGCATGCCAACCTGATGAGGCTTCGCTTTGCAATCTCGCTACGACGGTAATCGATAATGCGGGAGGCGATAATTCGCTCTTTGAACAACTGGACGCATGGCTTGTGCGCCATGGCTTCGGGGATGTAACGGATAAGGAGGAGGCCGATGCCTAA
- a CDS encoding NAD(P)/FAD-dependent oxidoreductase, translating into MIEITQVNASLDEAGDENACLIVGKRVAKRVLRCKDSEIKSIELHRKSIDARKKRDVHFILSFLVELTSPHLEREAVDSVAERDRSRVRAIEDDEPSFPSPASDAPQERPVVVGAGCAGLFAALTLAEAGLKPLLIERGDPAFRRSRAIDLFLKERILDPESNIQFGLGGAGTFSDGKLNTGTKNPAHRLILETFVEAGAPRDILWDAKPHIGSDILPTVVTAISQRIEQLGGVVRYRTKLVDIRIDASGAITGIDVQSSQDAACEPIETKHLILACGHSARDIFELLKDHNVALAQKTFAMGVRIEHPQRDIDRAQYGASAGHPALGAAPYKLVAHLPNGRSVFSFCMCPGGQVVAASSEQGHLCVNGASLNARDGRNANAALLVNVTPEDLPNDDPLAGIELQRACEAAAYRLGGSSWNAPAQLVGDFLAGRASKAPGKVKPTYPLGVTWTAIDEALPQHIVESLRLGLPLLGKKLRGYDRPDAVLTGVETRSSSPVTVTRDRTCHAVSTPGLYPCGEGAGYAGGIMSAATDGIRCAEALIADL; encoded by the coding sequence ATGATTGAAATCACCCAAGTCAACGCGTCGCTCGATGAAGCCGGCGATGAAAATGCCTGTCTCATTGTTGGCAAGCGAGTCGCCAAGCGCGTCCTACGTTGCAAGGACTCCGAGATCAAGTCCATCGAGCTCCACCGCAAGTCAATCGACGCTCGCAAAAAACGAGACGTCCATTTTATCCTGAGTTTTCTTGTTGAGCTGACTAGTCCCCACCTCGAGCGAGAAGCGGTCGACAGCGTTGCCGAGCGTGACCGCTCGCGCGTACGCGCGATAGAAGACGATGAGCCTTCATTCCCCTCCCCCGCCTCCGACGCGCCTCAAGAACGCCCTGTCGTTGTCGGCGCCGGATGCGCCGGCCTTTTCGCTGCGCTTACGCTCGCCGAAGCAGGTCTTAAGCCCTTGCTCATCGAGCGCGGCGACCCGGCATTTCGCCGCTCGCGGGCGATCGACCTCTTTCTAAAGGAGCGCATCCTCGACCCCGAGAGCAATATCCAGTTTGGCCTGGGCGGCGCGGGGACTTTCTCGGACGGCAAGCTCAATACGGGAACCAAAAATCCCGCCCATCGCCTTATCCTCGAAACCTTCGTCGAGGCGGGTGCGCCCCGCGATATTCTGTGGGATGCCAAGCCGCACATTGGCTCCGACATCCTTCCCACGGTTGTCACCGCTATATCCCAGCGCATCGAGCAGCTCGGAGGTGTCGTCCGTTATCGAACGAAGCTCGTCGACATTCGCATCGACGCGTCTGGCGCCATCACCGGTATTGATGTCCAATCGTCCCAAGACGCCGCTTGCGAGCCAATCGAGACAAAGCACCTCATCCTCGCCTGCGGGCATTCTGCTCGCGATATTTTTGAGCTCCTTAAGGACCACAACGTGGCCCTCGCACAAAAGACCTTTGCCATGGGCGTTCGCATCGAGCATCCGCAGCGCGACATCGACCGTGCCCAATACGGAGCCTCGGCGGGACATCCTGCCCTCGGAGCAGCCCCCTACAAGCTCGTCGCCCATCTTCCCAACGGCCGCAGCGTGTTCTCGTTTTGCATGTGCCCCGGCGGACAGGTTGTCGCCGCCTCTTCCGAACAGGGCCACCTGTGCGTCAACGGCGCCAGTCTTAATGCCCGCGACGGACGCAACGCAAATGCCGCCCTGCTCGTTAACGTCACGCCCGAGGACCTTCCCAACGATGACCCGCTCGCCGGCATCGAGCTCCAGCGTGCCTGCGAGGCGGCCGCTTATCGCCTGGGCGGTTCCAGCTGGAACGCACCGGCACAGCTCGTCGGAGATTTCCTCGCAGGACGCGCCAGCAAGGCGCCCGGAAAGGTAAAACCTACCTATCCGCTCGGTGTGACCTGGACGGCAATTGACGAAGCCCTGCCGCAGCATATCGTCGAGTCGCTCCGTCTGGGACTTCCCCTACTCGGAAAAAAACTACGAGGCTACGACCGCCCCGATGCCGTTCTTACCGGCGTGGAGACTCGCTCGAGCTCACCGGTCACCGTCACCCGAGACCGAACATGCCATGCCGTGTCGACCCCGGGCCTCTACCCTTGTGGTGAGGGAGCTGGATATGCCGGCGGCATCATGAGCGCGGCCACCGACGGCATCCGTTGTGCCGAAGCCCTGATCGCAGACCTCTAA
- the rplT gene encoding 50S ribosomal protein L20, which produces MARIKRAVAAKKKRRTVMHRAKGYYGAASRTYKHAKEQVQHSLQYQYRDRRNKKREIRSLWITRINAAARLNDISYSQFMHGLKVAGIELDRKVLAQMAYEDIESFNELAAIAKKALEA; this is translated from the coding sequence ATGGCACGTATTAAGCGCGCTGTTGCCGCCAAGAAGAAGCGCCGTACCGTTATGCACCGTGCGAAGGGTTACTACGGTGCCGCTTCGCGTACTTACAAGCATGCTAAAGAGCAGGTCCAGCACTCCCTGCAGTATCAGTATCGTGATCGCCGCAACAAGAAGCGCGAGATCCGCTCTCTCTGGATCACCCGTATCAACGCTGCCGCTCGCCTGAACGACATCTCTTACTCTCAGTTCATGCACGGCCTGAAGGTTGCCGGTATCGAGCTCGACCGCAAGGTCCTGGCTCAGATGGCTTACGAGGACATCGAGTCCTTCAACGAGCTGGCTGCCATCGCCAAGAAGGCTCTCGAGGCCTAA
- a CDS encoding LTA synthase family protein — MTEDIPLEITSSDMANLPIFIAVLIVAAVVVRVYFSIKRNEKPPIARVFWCATLLIPLGVVAAWVTNQLLVNEGSSLWVLSYSALGAAAVMLLVEPLVSGLIDQTDLATGTVACICRDILVIAAVSALSFVSLEIACNETFYRIPANSFGFSVGLLATVLLSLYLLGQRHGGVMALVPVVCCILGIAEHFVITFKGEAILPSDILALGTAMEVSEGYEFTFTAGIVTSLALLEISLGLLSLIRPRKLRTPTHVFPAIATNLCAFLLVTVVGLSSFSSIDLEQALDFGFDRWQPITTYASQGFITSFTEMVNELPIEKPEDYTPDEAQGIEQELAAAYDSTYGSSEQRAAAVAQFNEIKPTIVAVMNESFSDLSCFEQLQAAGYTGPAFYNSLPDTLVRGTMLASVAGGGTANSEFEFLTGATTAFVGLGKIPYQLYQMNGVNSLAKDLKELGYTTTAMHPQNPVNYHRDKIYQQLGFGDFLSIGDFEGAPYYHAGVCDYATYDKILDLLRTDEAPQFIFDVTMQNHGGYDYGTVPAEELTNYWVEGASEGANSALNTYLTCINASDRDLEYFINELRNIGRPVVLVFFGDHQPSAATTLNDELYPQEDTASHAFRIYQSTYLVWANYEIAGNTELNVYDTVGANEIAAITLNKIGAPLTNYQKALLATRSDVPTINVAGYLGADGLRYDLESEDSPYASTIDKLQRMQYLEFASKVQ; from the coding sequence ATGACCGAAGATATCCCCCTTGAAATCACTTCGAGCGACATGGCCAATCTGCCCATATTCATCGCCGTCCTTATCGTGGCCGCCGTCGTCGTGCGCGTGTATTTTTCAATCAAACGCAACGAAAAGCCACCCATTGCCCGCGTCTTTTGGTGCGCGACGCTCCTCATCCCGCTCGGCGTGGTAGCTGCATGGGTTACGAATCAATTGCTCGTAAATGAGGGCAGCTCCCTATGGGTCCTTTCTTATTCGGCGCTCGGTGCCGCCGCCGTCATGCTTCTTGTCGAGCCCTTGGTTTCGGGACTTATCGACCAAACCGACCTTGCGACGGGAACGGTTGCCTGTATTTGCCGTGACATCCTTGTCATCGCCGCTGTTTCAGCGCTCTCGTTCGTTTCACTCGAAATTGCCTGCAACGAAACGTTCTATCGCATTCCCGCCAACTCATTCGGGTTTTCCGTCGGGCTGCTCGCGACGGTTCTGCTCTCCCTTTATTTGCTGGGACAGCGTCATGGAGGCGTCATGGCCCTCGTGCCCGTCGTCTGTTGCATCCTTGGCATTGCCGAGCACTTCGTCATAACGTTTAAAGGCGAAGCCATCCTGCCGAGCGATATCTTGGCCCTTGGCACCGCAATGGAAGTGAGCGAGGGATACGAGTTTACCTTTACCGCCGGAATCGTAACCTCTCTCGCCCTGCTGGAGATTTCCCTGGGGCTTCTTTCGCTTATCCGACCGCGAAAGCTCCGTACGCCCACCCATGTCTTCCCCGCAATCGCCACTAACCTCTGCGCTTTTCTGCTAGTGACCGTTGTGGGGCTCTCGAGCTTTTCCAGCATCGACTTGGAGCAGGCGCTGGATTTTGGATTTGACCGTTGGCAGCCCATCACCACGTATGCGTCCCAGGGTTTTATCACTTCGTTCACCGAAATGGTCAACGAGTTGCCCATTGAGAAGCCCGAAGACTATACGCCCGATGAGGCGCAGGGCATCGAACAGGAGCTCGCCGCCGCCTACGACAGCACATATGGCTCGAGCGAGCAGCGCGCGGCGGCCGTTGCCCAGTTCAATGAAATCAAGCCGACGATTGTTGCCGTCATGAACGAGAGTTTTAGCGACCTTTCGTGCTTTGAGCAGCTCCAGGCGGCCGGGTACACCGGCCCCGCATTCTACAACTCGCTTCCCGACACACTTGTTCGCGGCACCATGCTCGCTTCGGTCGCCGGTGGCGGAACGGCGAACTCCGAATTCGAATTTTTGACCGGAGCGACAACGGCCTTTGTCGGATTAGGCAAAATCCCCTATCAGCTGTATCAGATGAATGGCGTCAACAGCCTGGCAAAGGACCTTAAAGAGCTTGGGTATACCACTACCGCCATGCACCCGCAAAACCCCGTCAACTACCATCGAGATAAAATCTATCAGCAGCTGGGCTTTGGAGACTTTCTTTCAATCGGCGATTTCGAAGGTGCGCCCTATTACCATGCCGGCGTATGCGACTACGCCACCTACGACAAAATACTCGACCTGCTTAGAACCGACGAAGCCCCGCAGTTCATCTTTGACGTCACGATGCAAAATCACGGCGGCTACGACTATGGCACCGTTCCCGCCGAAGAGCTGACAAACTATTGGGTCGAGGGAGCCAGCGAGGGTGCCAATAGCGCGCTCAACACCTATCTCACCTGCATCAACGCATCCGACCGGGACCTCGAGTACTTTATCAACGAGCTCCGCAATATCGGCAGACCGGTTGTTCTTGTCTTTTTTGGCGACCATCAGCCGAGTGCCGCAACGACTCTCAACGACGAGCTGTACCCTCAGGAAGATACGGCAAGCCACGCTTTCCGTATCTATCAGTCGACATATCTCGTCTGGGCTAACTATGAGATCGCCGGCAATACCGAGCTCAACGTCTACGATACCGTCGGGGCAAACGAGATTGCGGCCATTACCCTTAATAAGATCGGCGCCCCGCTCACCAACTATCAAAAGGCTCTGCTTGCAACAAGGTCAGATGTGCCCACCATCAATGTCGCCGGCTATCTCGGCGCCGACGGGCTGCGCTACGACTTGGAATCTGAAGACAGCCCATACGCCTCGACGATCGACAAGCTGCAGCGCATGCAGTACCTCGAGTTTGCTAGCAAAGTTCAGTAA